Proteins found in one Labrenzia sp. VG12 genomic segment:
- a CDS encoding antibiotic biosynthesis monooxygenase has protein sequence MPMMIKRRILNLLAALTILTTATGTPTMAEDTKTRQPVTLINAFEVSENQIEETIRFWEQARDFLKDQPGYISTRLHRSLSPDAKFQLVNVAQWQSPQDFQAAIVAMRKSDLGSDMRGTVFHAALYQVIRTDEGPE, from the coding sequence ATGCCCATGATGATCAAACGCAGAATTCTGAACCTGCTTGCCGCCCTGACCATTCTGACAACCGCGACCGGAACCCCAACCATGGCCGAGGACACAAAAACCCGTCAGCCCGTCACCCTGATCAACGCCTTCGAGGTCTCGGAAAATCAGATCGAGGAGACGATCCGGTTCTGGGAACAGGCTCGTGACTTCTTGAAAGACCAGCCGGGTTACATCTCCACGCGTCTGCACCGCTCACTGTCACCGGACGCGAAGTTCCAGCTGGTCAATGTGGCGCAATGGCAAAGCCCGCAGGACTTTCAGGCCGCAATCGTCGCAATGCGCAAGAGCGACCTGGGCAGCGACATGCGTGGAACGGTATTTCACGCTGCGCTTTACCAGGTGATCAGAACGGATGAAGGCCCGGAGTGA
- a CDS encoding esterase-like activity of phytase family protein has product MANLRGRFLKGVSLAVLFGLGTVSAAQADYFERINTYPVYKTLPAGADKATETVAEIIYASKDGRTLAFTDSPGDAIVFVNAANPLNIQPKARVALGGEPTSVAVGEAAAYAGVNTSEDYVNASGHLAVIALADMGITATCDAKGQPDSVAVSPDGKFVAIAIENERDEDLNDGVIPQMPAGHLAIFDLDENGVPTNCDAVRIVDLTGLADVASTDPEPEFVSINSRNQAVVTLQENNHLAIVDLASGDVVASFSAGAASAENIPVKKARMSDASGSTVDVRREPDAVAWIDDERFVTANEGDYEGGSRGFTIWNTKGDVLFDSGNQMEHLGMAHGHYPAKRAHKKGTEPEGVAVGEFGGETLIFVNSERGNFVAVYKDTGAEPEFVQFLPTHVGPEGLLAIPGRDLFVVANEVDSAEDGVRSHLSLYQFGADAPAYPSITSATDPEKNAPIGWGALSALAADPTDANKLYAVSDSFYDDARIYTLDIASKPAQITSYVTVTGFDQAKLDLEGISVAKDGGFWLASEGRLDRELQHLLLKVAADGAVEEQITLPQSLIDQSKRFSFEGVAEFEMNGQTLVAVAVQREWKDDPKGHTKIAIYNPADKSWGFVHYPLDAPKSAAGGWVGLSEIVSLGNGQFAILERDNKGGEDAAIKQITVVSLDGVTPAAHGEELPVLEKRFAMDILPAMSKGKGWVMDKPEGLAITADGRLILVTDNDGVDDAPGETQLIDLGPATRLN; this is encoded by the coding sequence ATGGCGAACCTTCGCGGGCGTTTTTTGAAAGGCGTCAGCCTTGCCGTTCTGTTCGGTCTCGGGACCGTCTCGGCAGCACAGGCCGACTATTTCGAGCGCATCAACACCTACCCGGTCTACAAGACCCTGCCGGCAGGTGCCGACAAGGCAACGGAAACAGTTGCCGAGATCATTTACGCTTCGAAGGATGGCCGGACGCTGGCGTTCACCGACAGCCCGGGTGATGCCATTGTTTTCGTCAACGCGGCGAACCCGTTGAATATCCAGCCGAAGGCCCGTGTGGCGCTTGGCGGTGAGCCGACCTCCGTTGCCGTCGGTGAGGCGGCTGCCTATGCCGGTGTCAACACCAGTGAAGACTACGTCAATGCGTCCGGCCACCTGGCCGTGATCGCGCTTGCCGACATGGGCATTACGGCAACGTGTGACGCCAAGGGTCAGCCGGACAGCGTTGCGGTCTCCCCGGACGGCAAGTTCGTTGCCATTGCAATTGAAAACGAACGTGACGAAGACCTCAATGACGGCGTGATCCCGCAGATGCCGGCCGGTCACCTGGCTATCTTCGATCTGGATGAAAATGGTGTTCCGACCAACTGTGATGCGGTTCGCATTGTCGATCTGACCGGTCTTGCCGACGTTGCCTCGACCGATCCGGAGCCGGAATTCGTTTCCATCAACTCCCGGAACCAGGCTGTCGTGACGCTGCAGGAAAACAACCATCTTGCCATTGTCGACCTGGCCTCGGGCGACGTTGTTGCCAGCTTCTCCGCCGGAGCAGCTTCCGCTGAGAACATCCCCGTCAAGAAGGCACGCATGAGCGATGCCTCCGGAAGCACTGTGGATGTCCGCCGCGAACCGGATGCCGTTGCCTGGATCGACGACGAGCGTTTTGTCACTGCCAACGAAGGCGACTATGAGGGCGGGTCCCGTGGCTTCACCATCTGGAACACCAAGGGTGACGTCCTGTTCGACAGCGGCAACCAGATGGAACATCTGGGAATGGCACACGGTCACTACCCGGCCAAACGCGCCCACAAGAAGGGCACCGAGCCGGAAGGCGTCGCCGTCGGGGAATTCGGTGGTGAAACGCTGATCTTCGTCAATTCCGAGCGCGGCAACTTTGTCGCCGTTTACAAGGATACCGGCGCTGAGCCGGAATTCGTTCAGTTCCTGCCGACCCATGTCGGTCCGGAAGGCCTGCTGGCGATCCCGGGCCGGGATCTCTTTGTTGTCGCGAACGAAGTCGATAGCGCGGAAGACGGTGTGCGCTCGCACCTCTCGCTCTACCAGTTCGGCGCAGACGCTCCCGCCTATCCGTCGATCACCTCTGCGACGGACCCGGAGAAGAACGCCCCGATCGGCTGGGGGGCGCTGTCGGCGCTCGCTGCCGATCCGACTGACGCAAACAAGCTCTATGCCGTCAGCGACAGCTTCTATGATGATGCACGCATCTACACGCTGGACATCGCTTCAAAGCCGGCCCAGATCACGTCCTACGTCACGGTCACCGGTTTCGACCAGGCCAAGCTTGACCTGGAAGGCATCTCGGTTGCCAAGGACGGCGGCTTCTGGCTGGCCTCCGAGGGCCGTCTCGACCGCGAGCTGCAGCATCTGCTGCTGAAGGTTGCTGCCGACGGGGCCGTGGAAGAGCAAATCACGCTGCCGCAGAGCCTGATCGATCAGTCCAAGCGCTTCTCCTTCGAAGGTGTCGCCGAATTCGAGATGAATGGCCAGACACTTGTCGCCGTCGCCGTTCAGCGCGAATGGAAAGACGATCCGAAAGGTCACACCAAGATCGCCATCTATAACCCGGCGGACAAATCCTGGGGCTTTGTTCACTATCCGCTTGATGCGCCGAAAAGCGCCGCCGGCGGTTGGGTTGGTCTGTCCGAGATCGTGTCCCTGGGCAACGGACAATTTGCCATCCTGGAACGCGACAATAAGGGCGGTGAAGACGCGGCCATCAAGCAGATCACGGTGGTGTCGCTGGACGGCGTTACCCCGGCTGCCCATGGTGAAGAACTTCCGGTTCTGGAAAAGCGCTTCGCAATGGACATCCTGCCGGCCATGTCGAAGGGCAAGGGCTGGGTGATGGACAAGCCGGAAGGCCTTGCCATCACCGCCGACGGCCGTCTGATCCTGGTGACCGACAATGATGGTGTTGACGATGCGCCGGGTGAAACCCAGCTGATCGACCTTGGACCGGCAACCCGCCTGAACTAA
- a CDS encoding arsenate reductase ArsC produces the protein MSDGVYNVLFLCTGNSARSIMAEAILNRDGQGRFRAFSAGSHPAGSVKPEALELLKKLNFKTEDFRSKDWAEFAEPGAPEMDFVFTVCDNAAKEACPVWPGQPMSAHWGLPDPAAVEGNETERRLAYSDAFRMLNNRISVFVNLPMSSLDRLSLQKKLDEIGKAGEEVA, from the coding sequence ATGTCGGACGGTGTTTACAACGTACTTTTCCTCTGCACCGGCAATTCTGCTCGGTCCATCATGGCGGAAGCCATTCTCAACCGGGACGGGCAGGGGCGTTTCAGGGCCTTCTCGGCTGGCTCTCATCCGGCTGGTAGCGTGAAGCCAGAAGCTCTTGAACTTCTGAAGAAGCTCAACTTCAAGACTGAAGATTTTCGGTCCAAGGATTGGGCCGAATTCGCTGAGCCGGGCGCGCCGGAAATGGATTTCGTCTTCACTGTCTGCGACAACGCGGCAAAGGAAGCCTGCCCGGTTTGGCCGGGGCAGCCGATGTCCGCCCATTGGGGGCTGCCTGATCCGGCTGCGGTTGAAGGCAACGAGACAGAACGTCGGCTTGCTTACAGCGATGCCTTCCGCATGCTCAACAACCGCATCTCGGTTTTTGTTAATTTGCCAATGTCGTCACTGGACAGACTGTCCTTGCAGAAGAAACTGGACGAAATCGGCAAGGCGGGCGAAGAGGTCGCATGA
- a CDS encoding aspartate-semialdehyde dehydrogenase — protein MGFKIAIAGATGNVGREMLDILAERGFPADEVVALASRRSQGTEVSFGDKTLKVQAMENYDFSDTDICLMSAGGTISKEWSPRIGAQGCVVIDNSSAWRYDADVPLIVPEVNADAITGFTKKNIIANPNCSTAQLVVALKPLHDHAKIKRIVVATYQSVSGGGKDAMEELFNQTRAVFVNDPIEPEKFTKRIAFNVIPHIDAFMEDGYTKEEWKVLAETKKMLDPAIKVTCTAVRVPVFIGHSEAVNIEFENEITADEARNILREAPGCLVIDKQEDGGYITPYESAGEDATYISRIREDATVENGLNMWVVSDNLRKGAALNTVQIAEVLVNRGLISPKKAAA, from the coding sequence ATGGGTTTCAAGATCGCAATTGCAGGCGCCACCGGCAATGTCGGCCGCGAGATGCTCGACATTCTCGCCGAGCGCGGCTTTCCGGCGGACGAAGTCGTCGCCCTTGCCTCGCGTCGCTCGCAGGGCACCGAGGTTTCCTTTGGCGACAAGACGCTGAAGGTACAGGCCATGGAGAACTATGACTTCTCCGACACGGATATCTGCCTGATGTCCGCCGGCGGCACCATTTCCAAGGAATGGTCTCCGCGCATCGGCGCACAGGGCTGCGTTGTCATCGACAACTCTTCCGCCTGGCGCTACGACGCGGATGTGCCGCTGATCGTGCCGGAAGTGAATGCCGATGCCATCACCGGCTTCACCAAGAAGAACATCATTGCCAATCCGAACTGCTCCACCGCACAGCTGGTCGTGGCGCTGAAGCCGCTGCATGACCACGCCAAGATCAAGCGCATCGTCGTTGCCACCTACCAGTCCGTCTCAGGTGGCGGCAAGGACGCGATGGAAGAGCTGTTCAACCAGACCCGTGCGGTTTTCGTGAACGATCCGATCGAACCGGAAAAATTCACGAAGCGCATCGCCTTCAACGTGATCCCGCATATCGATGCCTTCATGGAAGACGGCTACACCAAGGAAGAATGGAAGGTTCTGGCCGAGACCAAGAAGATGCTCGACCCGGCCATCAAGGTGACCTGCACCGCCGTGCGCGTGCCCGTCTTCATCGGCCATTCCGAAGCGGTCAACATCGAATTCGAAAACGAGATCACCGCGGACGAAGCCCGCAACATCCTGCGTGAGGCGCCGGGCTGCCTCGTCATCGACAAGCAGGAAGACGGCGGTTACATCACGCCTTATGAAAGCGCAGGCGAGGACGCGACCTATATTTCGCGTATCCGCGAGGACGCTACGGTCGAGAACGGCCTCAACATGTGGGTGGTATCCGACAACCTGCGCAAGGGCGCCGCGCTCAACACCGTGCAGATCGCCGAGGTTCTGGTGAACCGCGGCCTGATCTCGCCGAAAAAAGCTGCGGCCTGA
- a CDS encoding cytochrome b yields MVSSPSAFTRVLHWIIAATAVGALASGYGLTQPDAFALSLLRLHIALGMTAGLLTALRVVIWLKDGPPPPVFSIRSRVQVRFSRWVHGLLRLAPLVLLASGIGMVALSGSMPAIVESTLPGLSAFEPLPPRRLHHAAALGLVLLVGLHVLAAGWHTLHQARPGAN; encoded by the coding sequence ATGGTTTCCTCGCCTTCCGCTTTCACCCGGGTCCTGCACTGGATAATCGCCGCCACGGCAGTCGGCGCCCTGGCTTCGGGTTATGGCCTGACACAGCCGGACGCCTTTGCCTTGTCGCTGCTCCGGCTCCACATAGCCCTTGGGATGACAGCCGGTCTCCTGACAGCCCTGCGTGTCGTCATCTGGTTGAAAGACGGCCCGCCGCCTCCGGTCTTTTCGATCCGATCACGTGTGCAGGTTCGGTTCTCAAGGTGGGTACATGGCCTGCTGCGCCTGGCACCTCTGGTTCTGCTGGCAAGCGGTATCGGCATGGTCGCGCTGTCTGGCAGCATGCCCGCCATTGTCGAAAGCACTCTGCCTGGCCTGTCCGCCTTTGAACCATTGCCTCCACGACGCCTGCATCACGCGGCCGCTCTGGGACTGGTGCTTCTGGTGGGCCTGCACGTCCTGGCGGCAGGGTGGCACACACTGCACCAGGCCCGGCCCGGGGCGAACTAG
- a CDS encoding multidrug effflux MFS transporter, giving the protein MQIGYVRSAVVLGLLAAVGPFAIDLYLPAVGEIVDSLETTDAAVFMTFTVYFIAFGFAQLIYGPLADRYGRKPPVFLGLAIFILGSFLCATAADVSALTIGRFVQALGAAAPMVIVRAVVRDLYTGTEATRLMALIMLVFSVSPMLAPLTGSLIIEFGSWRLIFIALGIIALAAVTQMALLLPETLPKDQRAKIDPTAMIRSAVYLLKDAKFMGLTLIGGFSLASFFVFIAAAPLVYMTHYGLSHKGFSLVFALNAVGFFASSQFAAMLGQRFGMARVALLAVIGFAASTSLLTLLVWSGIDDLPVLMALFFIGNSCLGQVIAPVMVMALEDHGEHAGMASSLGGTFQMVAGGVMILICSPFFDRTALPLTGAVAACALIALAIALVTLRPQPQGRTAA; this is encoded by the coding sequence ATGCAGATCGGATACGTGCGCTCCGCCGTCGTGCTGGGGCTGTTGGCCGCTGTCGGCCCATTTGCGATAGACCTCTACCTGCCGGCCGTCGGCGAAATCGTCGACAGCCTTGAGACAACAGATGCCGCCGTGTTCATGACCTTTACGGTCTATTTCATCGCCTTCGGCTTCGCCCAGCTGATCTATGGTCCGCTTGCAGACCGGTATGGCCGCAAACCGCCGGTGTTTCTGGGTCTTGCCATCTTCATCCTGGGCTCGTTCCTCTGCGCCACCGCAGCTGATGTCTCAGCCCTAACGATCGGGCGTTTCGTCCAGGCGCTTGGTGCGGCCGCCCCAATGGTGATCGTGCGTGCGGTGGTACGTGACCTGTACACGGGAACGGAAGCAACACGGCTGATGGCTCTGATCATGCTTGTCTTCAGCGTCTCACCGATGCTGGCCCCCTTGACCGGCAGTCTGATCATCGAATTCGGCAGCTGGCGTCTGATCTTTATCGCGCTTGGCATCATTGCCCTGGCCGCCGTGACGCAGATGGCCCTCCTGTTGCCGGAAACCCTGCCGAAGGACCAGCGCGCAAAGATCGACCCGACGGCAATGATCCGCAGCGCCGTTTACCTGCTGAAGGACGCCAAGTTCATGGGCCTGACTCTGATCGGCGGCTTTTCCCTGGCAAGTTTCTTCGTGTTCATTGCCGCGGCGCCGCTGGTCTACATGACCCATTATGGCCTGAGTCATAAGGGTTTCAGTCTAGTCTTCGCCCTGAACGCGGTCGGTTTCTTCGCCTCATCGCAATTCGCGGCAATGCTCGGCCAGCGCTTCGGCATGGCGCGTGTTGCCCTTCTGGCGGTGATCGGCTTTGCGGCGTCGACATCGCTGCTGACGCTGTTGGTCTGGAGCGGCATCGACGACCTGCCGGTGCTGATGGCGCTGTTCTTCATCGGCAACAGCTGTCTCGGCCAGGTGATCGCACCTGTGATGGTCATGGCCCTGGAAGACCATGGCGAACATGCCGGCATGGCCTCTTCGCTGGGTGGCACCTTTCAGATGGTGGCCGGCGGCGTGATGATCCTGATCTGCAGCCCGTTTTTCGACCGGACGGCGCTGCCTTTGACAGGTGCTGTGGCCGCCTGTGCGCTGATCGCCCTCGCGATTGCACTGGTGACCCTGCGCCCGCAACCTCAGGGACGGACCGCCGCCTGA
- a CDS encoding arsenate reductase ArsC, producing MNDDTYNILFLCTRNAARSVMAEAIVNRQGHGRFRAFSAGTNPAREVRPEVVRLLQRMDCNAEAAYAKSLTELVGSNMPELDFMITICDQDREKTCPVWPGHPTTALWPLPDPGAQVANGSASDTDYAETFRCLSEGLASFMSLPKDQLDRMSLRNSLDTFHRMH from the coding sequence ATGAACGACGACACTTACAACATTCTCTTTTTATGCACCCGCAACGCGGCACGGTCGGTCATGGCCGAAGCCATCGTCAATCGCCAGGGGCACGGGCGATTTCGGGCCTTTTCGGCCGGAACCAACCCGGCGAGGGAAGTGCGTCCGGAAGTCGTTCGCTTGTTGCAGCGCATGGACTGCAATGCCGAGGCGGCCTATGCGAAAAGTCTGACGGAACTGGTCGGCTCGAACATGCCGGAGCTCGATTTCATGATCACGATCTGTGATCAGGACAGGGAAAAGACCTGCCCTGTCTGGCCCGGGCATCCGACAACGGCCCTGTGGCCCCTGCCTGATCCGGGTGCGCAAGTGGCAAACGGGTCCGCATCGGATACGGATTACGCGGAGACCTTCAGGTGCCTCAGCGAGGGGCTCGCCTCTTTCATGAGCCTGCCCAAGGACCAGCTTGACCGGATGTCTCTGCGCAACAGCCTGGACACGTTTCATCGCATGCACTGA
- a CDS encoding aspartate/glutamate racemase family protein, with translation MQSTQLPFTTDDEDTATKRLGLIVLSADETIEGEFRPLFDREDLALYHTRIRTAPDVTPETLMRMKDGLTGAAALLPETGSMDVIGYACTSGATVIGSDAVASAVRKAHSAAAVTNPASAVVAALDHLDVSKIGVVSPYVESVSEAVCTLLQDNGFDPVRIGSFGQAEEAVVARIAHQSVQDAVCTIGEDPEVEAVFASCTNLRTFKVIEACEHQLGKPVISSNLALAWHMMKLAGLETRGLGPGRLFND, from the coding sequence ATGCAATCGACGCAACTGCCTTTCACAACGGACGACGAGGACACGGCAACAAAGCGGCTGGGCCTGATCGTCTTGTCCGCGGATGAAACCATTGAAGGCGAGTTTCGGCCCCTTTTCGACCGGGAGGACCTTGCGCTCTATCACACCCGGATCCGGACCGCGCCGGATGTCACGCCGGAAACCCTGATGCGCATGAAAGACGGCCTGACCGGAGCGGCAGCCCTCTTGCCGGAAACCGGATCGATGGACGTCATCGGCTATGCCTGCACGTCCGGCGCCACCGTGATTGGCTCCGATGCGGTTGCCTCAGCGGTCCGCAAAGCCCATTCGGCTGCGGCCGTCACCAACCCGGCGAGCGCCGTCGTTGCGGCGCTCGATCATCTGGACGTTTCGAAAATCGGCGTTGTGTCTCCCTATGTCGAGAGCGTGTCGGAAGCAGTGTGCACCTTGCTGCAAGACAACGGTTTCGATCCCGTCAGGATCGGCTCCTTCGGCCAGGCCGAAGAAGCCGTCGTCGCCCGGATTGCTCATCAGTCGGTTCAGGACGCCGTGTGCACGATCGGTGAGGATCCGGAGGTTGAAGCCGTCTTTGCCTCCTGCACCAATTTGCGCACGTTCAAGGTGATCGAGGCTTGCGAACATCAGTTGGGCAAACCGGTGATCAGCTCCAATCTGGCCCTTGCCTGGCATATGATGAAACTTGCCGGCCTTGAAACCAGGGGGCTCGGGCCCGGCAGGCTGTTCAACGACTAG
- a CDS encoding pyridoxal-phosphate dependent enzyme translates to MQSITNPWRGKGLPAEAELADGTVSEHPEMAETFLERSLDKRPTPLLDLPELASACGIGALHVKDERGRMGLGSFKALGAAYAIAKRAGQKLKDGSASSYETALEGTTFVCASAGNHGLSLAAGAPAVGAKAVVFVAETVPEAFVVRLQLRGAKVIRAGATYEDSMLEAEKQALENGWIQIPDSTWPGMTEAGRDVMEGYLIMGLEIADQIPAPPTHVFLQAGVGGLAAACAVSARLTWGDNVQIVVVEPDDAPALKASVEAGRPVVAPGPVSIMGRLDCKEPSHLALKYLAREADAFVTISDDEAADTTEWLTRNGLASTPSGAAGLAALHHARGPLAAALNLNAQSRVLCYLSEGPEDG, encoded by the coding sequence ATGCAATCAATCACCAATCCATGGCGCGGCAAGGGACTTCCGGCAGAAGCAGAGCTGGCGGACGGGACCGTTTCCGAACATCCGGAGATGGCCGAGACCTTTCTTGAGCGCAGCCTGGACAAGAGGCCGACGCCCCTGCTCGATCTGCCGGAACTCGCATCGGCCTGTGGCATCGGAGCCCTTCATGTCAAGGACGAACGCGGCCGCATGGGGCTTGGCAGCTTCAAGGCGCTCGGCGCTGCCTATGCGATTGCCAAGCGGGCCGGGCAAAAGCTCAAGGACGGCAGCGCAAGTTCCTATGAAACTGCACTGGAAGGCACGACCTTTGTCTGCGCCAGCGCCGGCAATCATGGCCTGTCACTGGCCGCCGGCGCCCCGGCGGTCGGGGCAAAGGCCGTTGTCTTTGTTGCAGAAACGGTTCCGGAAGCATTTGTCGTCCGCCTTCAGCTGCGCGGCGCCAAGGTGATCAGGGCCGGCGCCACGTATGAAGACAGCATGCTGGAAGCTGAAAAACAGGCGTTGGAAAACGGCTGGATCCAGATACCCGACAGCACCTGGCCGGGCATGACGGAGGCCGGGCGCGATGTCATGGAAGGTTATCTGATCATGGGCCTCGAGATTGCCGATCAGATCCCGGCGCCGCCGACCCATGTATTTCTGCAGGCCGGTGTCGGCGGACTGGCCGCGGCCTGCGCGGTCAGTGCACGGCTGACCTGGGGCGACAACGTACAGATCGTCGTGGTGGAACCCGATGACGCACCGGCCCTGAAGGCCAGTGTCGAGGCCGGCAGGCCGGTCGTTGCGCCAGGTCCGGTTTCCATCATGGGCCGCCTCGACTGCAAGGAACCGTCCCATCTGGCCTTGAAATATCTCGCGCGCGAGGCCGATGCCTTTGTGACGATTTCCGATGACGAGGCCGCGGACACCACCGAATGGCTGACCCGGAACGGGCTGGCCAGCACGCCCTCCGGGGCAGCCGGCCTCGCCGCCCTGCATCACGCAAGGGGACCGCTCGCAGCAGCCCTGAACCTGAACGCTCAATCGCGGGTCCTGTGTTACCTATCAGAGGGACCGGAAGACGGCTGA
- a CDS encoding TenA family protein, translated as MSDTFNGSFQDFLATAPEARFTDWLAARAEPYWTSACTHPFTAAIGDDTMPEAAYARYLIEDYTFVTDLASTLGYLVAKAPGMRSKSRLAGFLALLTSEENDYFLRSFKALGVLPENYETAAQGPVTRAFSDLLLTSAGKGSYEDGLTCLLCAEWCYLTWGLREAQKQRPATFYLAEWIDLHAVAGFQAFVDWIRSELDRLGPGLSAEHQQHLADLFRRMSVLEAAFFETAWTGQVPDLPDNP; from the coding sequence ATGTCCGACACGTTCAACGGGTCCTTTCAGGACTTTCTGGCCACTGCGCCCGAGGCACGCTTTACCGACTGGCTTGCCGCCCGCGCGGAACCTTACTGGACCAGTGCCTGCACGCATCCTTTCACGGCAGCCATCGGCGATGACACCATGCCGGAAGCCGCCTATGCGCGCTATCTGATCGAGGACTACACTTTTGTCACCGATCTGGCCTCCACACTTGGATACCTGGTGGCAAAAGCGCCCGGCATGCGGTCCAAATCCCGGCTCGCCGGTTTTCTGGCGCTGCTGACATCTGAGGAAAACGACTATTTTCTGCGCTCCTTTAAGGCGCTCGGTGTCCTGCCGGAAAACTACGAGACCGCAGCCCAGGGACCCGTGACCCGGGCCTTTTCCGATCTGCTTTTGACGTCTGCCGGCAAGGGCTCCTATGAAGACGGGCTCACGTGCCTGCTCTGCGCGGAATGGTGTTACCTGACCTGGGGCCTCCGGGAAGCGCAAAAACAACGCCCGGCGACCTTCTACCTAGCCGAATGGATCGACCTCCACGCCGTTGCCGGCTTTCAGGCGTTTGTCGACTGGATCAGGTCAGAGCTGGATCGGCTCGGTCCGGGCCTGTCCGCAGAGCACCAGCAGCATCTTGCCGATCTCTTCCGCCGCATGAGCGTTCTGGAAGCCGCCTTTTTTGAAACAGCCTGGACGGGCCAGGTCCCGGATCTTCCGGATAACCCCTAA
- a CDS encoding MarR family winged helix-turn-helix transcriptional regulator, which translates to MSFEKNASAGYLANHMARLFAAGLQRRIKPLGLAPGQFAALLALWEKEGRTQKELVQLLDIEQATLANTLARMERDGLIHRRASEEDGRVQEIFLTDRARSLEAPAKDAALATNAEALEGFSDSERDQFLAFMRRAVAGLQKNQDR; encoded by the coding sequence ATGAGCTTCGAAAAAAATGCCTCTGCCGGTTATCTCGCCAACCATATGGCCCGCCTGTTTGCCGCGGGTCTGCAGCGCCGGATCAAGCCGCTTGGACTGGCGCCGGGTCAGTTTGCGGCCTTGCTGGCGCTTTGGGAAAAGGAAGGCCGGACACAGAAGGAGCTTGTTCAGCTGCTTGATATCGAGCAGGCAACGCTCGCGAATACGCTGGCGCGCATGGAGCGCGACGGGCTGATCCACCGCCGGGCGTCGGAAGAGGATGGCCGGGTGCAGGAGATCTTTCTAACGGATCGGGCGCGGTCGCTCGAAGCGCCGGCCAAGGACGCGGCGCTGGCAACCAATGCGGAGGCGCTCGAAGGCTTTTCCGATTCGGAACGAGACCAGTTCCTGGCGTTCATGCGGCGGGCGGTTGCCGGTCTGCAAAAGAATCAGGACCGGTGA
- a CDS encoding helix-turn-helix transcriptional regulator, whose amino-acid sequence MDINSALSAFGALSQKTRLEVFRLLINAGPEGMSAGDIGEALGVRQNTMSANLSVLLQAGLVRNEREGRSIRYFADLDGTQDLLTFLVADCCGGHPELCAQALEAITCRKL is encoded by the coding sequence ATGGATATAAATTCTGCCTTAAGCGCTTTTGGTGCGCTCAGTCAAAAGACCCGGCTGGAAGTCTTCCGGCTCCTGATCAATGCGGGCCCGGAAGGCATGAGTGCGGGCGACATTGGCGAGGCGCTGGGCGTCCGCCAAAACACCATGTCGGCAAACCTCTCGGTGTTGTTGCAGGCCGGCTTGGTTCGCAATGAACGTGAGGGTCGGTCGATCCGCTATTTCGCGGATCTGGACGGAACGCAGGACTTGCTGACGTTCCTGGTGGCGGACTGCTGTGGCGGCCATCCGGAGTTATGTGCCCAGGCCTTGGAAGCAATCACCTGCCGTAAACTGTAA